A single region of the Oncorhynchus keta strain PuntledgeMale-10-30-2019 chromosome 4, Oket_V2, whole genome shotgun sequence genome encodes:
- the LOC118378301 gene encoding uncharacterized protein LOC118378301, which translates to MDAVTEVTGAGDRSGSAKSSSEVGLQQHVEGELSDIQDHFLRSFEQQVAASNPVAQGEGEGSRSTASLSEPYTALRNYSGAQMVTSTAEHRTQSTQVREEQSYTHTAYTHPSYAGQSNTHVAQVYIPQPEPSYTHTAHIEQCITVTHPANTHLPLSHTSPLPYSTPNSVQPTSALPPTSLPPSPGEVRRVMTRRRLRGEINIQPIVRPKKRHGERNIDRTRLLIKKRKRIKKGYSMNTRNCWMWMMCCWVCLSVQARSYANPRMLPGKRLPPSKLPNQVGRLRR; encoded by the coding sequence ATGGACGCTGTTACTGAGGTGACCGGTGCGGGTGACCGTTCTGGAAGTGCCAAGTCTTCTTCAGAAGTGGGGCTGCAGCAGCATGTGGAGGGTGAGCTGAGTGACATCCAGGACCACTTCCTTAGGTCGTTTGAGCAGCAGGTGGCAGCATCCAACCCAGTggcacagggagagggagaggggtctCGGAGCACAGCCAGCCTCTCGGAGCCTTACACCGCTCTCAGGAACTATAGTGGAGCCCAGATGGTGACCAGCACAGCTGAACACAGAACTCAGAGCACTCAAGTCAGAGAAGAgcagagctacacacacacagcctatacACACCCCTCTTACGCTGGGCAGAGTAACACACACGTGGCCCAGGTATACATCCCTCAACCAGAacccagctacacacacacagcccacataGAGCAGTGTATCACAGTCACACACCCCGCaaacacacacctccctctctctcacacatcacCTCTTCCATACTCAACTCCTAACAGTGTCCAGCCCACCTCAGCTCTACCCCCTACCAGTCTGCCACCTAGCCCAGGGGAAGTGAGGAGGGTGATGACCAGAAGACGGTTGCGAGGCGAGATCAACATCCAACCTATAGTCAGGCCCAAGAAACGTCATGGGGAGAGGAACATAGACAGGACCAGACTACTAAtcaagaagaggaagaggataaAGAAAGGGTACTCCATGAATACGAGGAACTGCTGGATGTGGATGATGTGTTGCTGGGTGTGTCTGTCCGTACAGGCGAGGAGCTATGCCAACCCGAGGATGCTGCCAGGGAAACGCCTACCCCCCAGCAAACTGCCCAATCAGGTCGGTCGGCTGAGAAGATAA
- the LOC118383931 gene encoding beta-crystallin B1-like yields MSSDKSKAASQTDGKAAQSKKSEMGMMSYKMFVFDQENFQGRMVEISNECMNVCEMGMDRVRSLRIECGPFVGFEQMNFCGEHYILEKGEFPRWDSWSNCQKNDYLLSFRPVRMDPEKHKICLYEVGEFKGRKMEIMDDDVPSLFSYGFTDRVGSIMVSCGTWVGYQFPGYRGSQYLLEKGEFKHFNEYGARHPQFQSVRRIRDMQWHQQGCYTMASK; encoded by the exons ATGTCCAGTGATAAGTCCAAGGCTGCTTCCCAGACCGACGGGAAGGCTGCTCAGAGCAAGAAGTCTGAGATGGGCATGATGTCCTACAAG ATGTTCGTGTTCGACCAGGAGAACTTCCAGGGTCGCATGGTCGAGATCAGCAACGAGTGCATGAACGTGTGTGAGATGGGCATGGACCGCGTCCGCTCCCTCCGCATTGAGTGTGGACC CTTTGTGGGCTTCGAGCAGATGAACTTCTGTGGCGAACACTACATTCTGGAGAAGGGAGAGTTCCCCCGTTGGGACTCTTGGAGCAACTGCCAGAAGAATGACTACCTGTTGTCTTTCAGGCCCGTCCGCATG GACCCCGAGAAGCACAAGATCTGCCTGTACGAGGTTGGGGAATTCAAGGGCCGTAAGATGGAGATCATGGACGATGACGTTCCGTCTCTGTTCTCCTACGGCTTCACCGACAGGGTCGGCAGCATAATGGTCAGCTGTGGAAC CTGGGTGGGCTACCAGTTCCCCGGATACCGTGGCTCCCAGTACCTTCTGGAGAAGGGCGAGTTCAAACACTTCAATGAGTACGGCGCCCGTCACCCCCAGTTCCAGTCCGTGAGGCGTATCCGCGACATGCAGTGGCACCAGCAGGGATGCTACACCATGGCCAGCAAGTGA
- the LOC118378314 gene encoding beta-crystallin A1-2-like encodes MYRTTRSPMMQSLVNSGMGVAPFFKVTVFEQEHFQGKCQEFTSECCNIHECGLDIIRSIRVESGAWVGFEHHDFQGQQFILERGEYPHWDAYSGSLSYHVERLMSLRPIYCASHMSSRMMIFERENFMGRSVELCDDYPSLQAMGWSMPEVGSMHVQCGAFVCYQYPGYRGQQYIMECERHSGDYQHWKNWGSHSQTPQIQSIRRIQH; translated from the exons ATGTACAGAACCACTAGATCACCAATGATGCAATCCCTTGTCAACTCGGGAATGGGCGTGGCTCCTTTCTTCAAG gtgactGTGTTCGAGCAGGAGCACTTCCAGGGCAAGTGCCAGGAGTTCACCTCTGAGTGCTGCAACATCCACGAGTGTGGTCTAGACATCATCCGCTCcatcagagtggagagtggagc CTGGGTGGGCTTTGAGCACCATGACTTCCAGGGCCAGCAGTTcatcctggagagaggagagtacccCCACTGGGACGCCTACAGCGGTTCCCTGTCCTACCACGTGGAGCGCCTCATGTCCCTGCGTCCCATCTACTGTGCT TCCCACATGAGCAGTCGTATGATGATCTTTGAGAGAGAGAACTTCATGGGCCGCAGTGTTGAGCTGTGTGACGACTACCCCTCCCTGCAGGCTATGGGCTGGTCCATGCCCGAGGTCGGCTCCATGCACGTGCAGTGTGGCGC CTTTGTGTGCTACCAGTACCCCGGCTACAGGGGCCAGCAGTACATCATGGAGTGTGAGAGACACAGTGGAGACTACCAGCACTGGAAGAACTGGGGCTCCCACTCCCAGACCCCCCAGATCCAGTCTATCCGCCGTATCCAGCATTAA